The following is a genomic window from Paraburkholderia flagellata.
TGCGCATTCCGTGGTCCGGTGTTCACTGCACTACCGGCGAGCACGTCTGCTGCCGCCTGACGCTTCTTCGCTTCTGCAGCCATCCTCTTGTTGCGCGTATCCGGATAGTCGAAGCGCAGCGCCCACGTGACCGCATCGTTCCGGCCCGCCGACTTCAGCGACAGGACGTAGCGGCGCTTGTTGGTAACGATGAGAAAGTTGGTGTCCGGCTTGATCTGCGCAGGCTTGAGCAGAATCCAGCTCGCACCCTTGGTCGCTTCCCAGGCCTTTCCGTCGCCCATACCCGCACCCTTCGTCTGGACGGACTCGCCATCCTCGAACTGGATGAGCGTCGCCTTGCCCGAGGTTGTGGTGATCTGGAAAACTTCGTTGGGGTCGTACTCGGCGCACTGCACATTGGGATCGGTGCCGCACGGGCCGGGCACAGTCAACGCAAAGGCGGGCGTCCATACCGCGAACAGGAGCGCCGCAAGAATCGTCAGTTTCATTGATTACCTCCTGCCGCGACCGCTGATGGATCTCCGCCCTGCTGGCTGGCTGGCGTGCGCGACAGGTCGCGGTCAAGCCGATAGCTAAGCACGCGGAACCCGGTCGGATCGACGTCCTGCTCGCTGGTCTGTTCCGGCACGTTGTCGTGCTTGTAGGCGATCGTGGCAACCCAGTATTCAGTCTTTCGCGGAATTGCCGTGTTCAGCGGCACCAGTTCCTTGGAGAAGAACACCTGGGCGGTGTCTCCGATAAAGGTGATTACGCCCACGTGCGCAATCACGCGCGCCTGATCCTTGAGGATCTTTACCGGCGACGCGGGTCCCTGAATAAACCCTTCATACAGGTCCTTTTCTCGTGCGCCGCTCATGACCTTGATCGCATCGTGCAAGTCCTGGATCGTTTCCCAGTCGTAGCTTTCCCGCATCTCGACATAGCGGCGCAGGTCGGCCCGGTCGTTCTTCTCTGTCCACGTCACACTTCCGTGCGCGGTTGTCGGCAGGACAGTGACCGTGCCGTTCGCGTTGTCAACGCGAAGTACTGCGGGAGGATTCGGACGCTTTAGGAGTACTAAAACCGACATGCCAATAACGGCGAGCGCAGCGATCACGCCGAATCCCACCGCGAAGCGGATAGCCAGACGGCCGACTGCCCGCTGGGTTTCAACCTTCGAGCGCTCGAATTCGCGCGCCTGCTTCAGATACCACTGGCCGATCTCCCGATCCTCACCGGCGGGACCGGCGGCGAGAACCGAAGTCAGTCCGGGGACCGCCGGAGCGGCGCCGGGTACCGGGGCCTTTTTCTTGTCGAGCATTCGGTTAATTGCTTGTTTGAGCATGCTTCATTTCACCGTAGGCTGGTTTTGGGTAATCGGTTGCCACATCCCGTTCGGTTGCGGCGCTTCTGGGGGCGATGAGCAGCCCGCCACCGTGACAACGATCAATGCGATCAGTACAGCTTTCATGGTTTCCTCACTGATGGTCCTATTTGCCCTTCATGCTCCCGCCGGAGCTTCCCTTTCCGAGCTTCCCGGCGAGCGCTGCCGCCCGCATCCCATGGCTGATTGCCGACGCGAATTTGTTGAAGTTGGTCGACACGGACGCGCCCCCGGCAAGTGATGCAGCGAGATGCGGCAGACTCAGCGAGATCACGATGAAGGCAACACCCATCAACGCCAGTTGCAGACAGCCCGCCGCGCCTATGGTTGTCGGAATGTTGCTGGTCGCGAAATTGATCTCCAGCTGCGCTGCAATCGCGTACAGCGGCACGAGCAGGATGTAGTTGGCGGCCTGCGCGGTCCACGCTGTAAAGAACTGCCGGGTGGCCGGAAACAGCGCCAGGCAGATGAAGATCGGTCCGATTGCGAGGATGATGCAAAGGGAGAGCTTCGCGAGCAGGATGTAGGCGGCGGCGATCGCAATGAACGGCACCCCGACCAGAGCGATGATGAGAATCATGAACCCGGCAATCAGCCAGCCCTCGATGCCGCTCGCTTTGTCAATGATCGTGCCGATAGCGGTGGCATACGCATTCACCAGCGTATCCAGCGCAGAACCCGTCTGTGTCGAACCTGTAATTGCCGTCGCGAGTTGGTCCCCGAGGTTGTAGACGAACGGCACGACGTAGGTCGTGTAATAGGTGACGTTCATACCAAACGTCAGGACAGTCACCCATCCGATCATCCGCGTAAAGAAGTCCAGCAATGGTTCTTCAAGCGAACCGGATCGCCAGTACGAGAAGGTAATCAGCAGCAGATAGATCAGGAAACAGACGGCCATGATGCTGCTGATGAGCGAGATCATGTTGCCTGCGCCGGTAGTGATCGTCGACGTCAGATTGTCCTCGAACGAGCTGAACATCGTCGTGAACAGGGTCACGCTAGTGGTCACGGTCAATCTCCCTTAAGCGTCAAAGCTTGTGCAGATCCACCGCACCGAGCAGCGTGATCGCAAACCACCCCTCGACGGAATGAAACTCGCGAGGCCTGCCCCGATCGGTCCAGCCCGCGGGAACGTGCGCGAGCACCACGTCATCGGTCTGGACTCCGCTCACCGCCACATCGAGCGGGTGTTTCACAAGCGACTCCAGATCCGCCTTCGCAAGCGGCCTCACAGCTTCGTAGTTGTTATCCTTCGAGAACGGGCGAACCGGACGGACCCACTTGCCCCCCACGTATTCGAAAAGCAGGTAAGCATCGCCGGATCGCTCCACCTTGAGGAAGGGGACGGGATGGCCGTCCCCCTTCAGGTCGGCCGCATAAGTGCCGGTCAGGTCAACGTCGGACTCGCTTGCGTGTTGCCCGCAACCAAACACCAGGAGCGCGCAGAGTGCAGCAAACAGGCGTCGGATCATGATCAGTTGCCCTTTATGAGTGTCTTGGTTTCGGTCTCTTTCTGCTGTTCAGCCAGCTTCAGTTCCGATTCCTGAAGGGACTTCATCATGTTCAAACGCGTCTGTTCGTTTTGCACCATCGCCTGCTCGGCTTGCAGGCGATTTAGCAGGTCAGCCTTTGCGGAAGCATCGTCGGTCGCATTGGCTTGCGTCATCAGAGATTCGATGTTGTTCAGCCGGTCGATGTTCGCGTTATAGGCGGCCATCTGCATCGCCTTGTTTGCAGCGAGCGTGTCGTAGTACCGCGTCTGGGAGTCCGTCGATCCGTTTGTCAAACCTTCTGATTGAAGAATGGACGTCGCCGAACTTCCGAGCGTGGCATTGCTTCCACCGCTGATGTTCGAGTAAATCGAACTCCACGAGTCGGGCATATAGCTGTGCAGGCTCGAATCGTTCAGGATCGTTCCGTAACTATGGTTCCCGGTGATCGCGGCGTACTGTGCGGTCATCGTGTTGTACTGGCTTGTGAGCATCTGGTAGTCCTTCTCCATTTGCGCGAGCTGCTGCGTAAGATAGGTGACCTGCTGGATCGCTTGTGCGAGGCCGAGTGCGTCCGTGACGGGTATCTGCGCATGGGCGGCGGGCCCCGAGAACATGAACACGGCGAAGATCGCCAGCAAACGGAAACTTCGGATAACTGCTTTCATCTGGAAACTCCTGAGTCTTTTCGCCTGCGCGAAAAAATGGTCATGCCATTTCCGCTTTCGCGGCTTCAAATCGCGCCGTTTCAGCCGCGACGCGTTGCCGGCGTTCTGCTACGCGCGAATCGAGAATCGGCATCCACGCTTCGGGGCTCTTGCCGTATTCAACGATGAGCTTGGCTTTCTGCTTGGCGATGTACACGCGTTCGAGGAACGGTTCGCGCCACACGTCAGGGTCGCTGCCAA
Proteins encoded in this region:
- a CDS encoding TrbG/VirB9 family P-type conjugative transfer protein, with translation MKLTILAALLFAVWTPAFALTVPGPCGTDPNVQCAEYDPNEVFQITTTSGKATLIQFEDGESVQTKGAGMGDGKAWEATKGASWILLKPAQIKPDTNFLIVTNKRRYVLSLKSAGRNDAVTWALRFDYPDTRNKRMAAEAKKRQAAADVLAGSAVNTGPRNAHYSMRGDVDLKPTHLFDNGTFTYFEYNTGRDLPKVFAILPDGTEGLAPYHMEGDTIVVHETAAQFVIRLGKSVLGIRNDAYAPEGHYNRSGTTVPGEVRITKEKGE
- a CDS encoding virB8 family protein, with product MLKQAINRMLDKKKAPVPGAAPAVPGLTSVLAAGPAGEDREIGQWYLKQAREFERSKVETQRAVGRLAIRFAVGFGVIAALAVIGMSVLVLLKRPNPPAVLRVDNANGTVTVLPTTAHGSVTWTEKNDRADLRRYVEMRESYDWETIQDLHDAIKVMSGAREKDLYEGFIQGPASPVKILKDQARVIAHVGVITFIGDTAQVFFSKELVPLNTAIPRKTEYWVATIAYKHDNVPEQTSEQDVDPTGFRVLSYRLDRDLSRTPASQQGGDPSAVAAGGNQ
- a CDS encoding type IV secretion system protein, with product MTTSVTLFTTMFSSFEDNLTSTITTGAGNMISLISSIMAVCFLIYLLLITFSYWRSGSLEEPLLDFFTRMIGWVTVLTFGMNVTYYTTYVVPFVYNLGDQLATAITGSTQTGSALDTLVNAYATAIGTIIDKASGIEGWLIAGFMILIIALVGVPFIAIAAAYILLAKLSLCIILAIGPIFICLALFPATRQFFTAWTAQAANYILLVPLYAIAAQLEINFATSNIPTTIGAAGCLQLALMGVAFIVISLSLPHLAASLAGGASVSTNFNKFASAISHGMRAAALAGKLGKGSSGGSMKGK
- the virB5 gene encoding P-type DNA transfer protein VirB5 — translated: MKAVIRSFRLLAIFAVFMFSGPAAHAQIPVTDALGLAQAIQQVTYLTQQLAQMEKDYQMLTSQYNTMTAQYAAITGNHSYGTILNDSSLHSYMPDSWSSIYSNISGGSNATLGSSATSILQSEGLTNGSTDSQTRYYDTLAANKAMQMAAYNANIDRLNNIESLMTQANATDDASAKADLLNRLQAEQAMVQNEQTRLNMMKSLQESELKLAEQQKETETKTLIKGN